A window of the Ipomoea triloba cultivar NCNSP0323 chromosome 14, ASM357664v1 genome harbors these coding sequences:
- the LOC116005360 gene encoding E3 ubiquitin-protein ligase Os04g0590900-like produces MPSPSPTDSPGTDNNPPWDSSIIALVGIVGMIFLLLSYYKLLQRPFCQFRSAVSSGQMHLLDEQNREEPSSVVMSCGLDSYVVHALPITPFRKGNPESSPSSSDCAVCLGEFEDGEWIKHLPNCSHVFHVPCIDTWFQTHSSCPLCRSFVYCIKVQPEFSFPFLEPLPREEIHNQRSTHYQNLQSQTLHSSSL; encoded by the coding sequence ATGCCTTCACCAAGTCCCACTGATTCTCCAGGAACTGACAATAATCCTCCCTGGGATTCATCAATCATTGCCTTAGTGGGAATTGTGGGCATGATCTTTCTTCTGCTGAGCTACTACAAGCTTCTGCAGAGACCATTCTGCCAATTCAGATCAGCAGTCTCGTCGGGCCAAATGCATCTGTTGGATGAGCAGAACCGCGAGGAGCCTTCTTCTGTTGTGATGAGCTGTGGGCTCGACTCCTACGTCGTGCACGCCCTCCCGATCACCCCGTTCCGAAAGGGGAATCCGGAGAGCTCCCCGAGCAGCTCGGATTGCGCGGTTTGTCTGGGGGAATTCGAGGACGGTGAGTGGATAAAACACCTGCCCAACTGCTCACATGTGTTCCATGTTCCCTGCATTGACACTTGGTTTCAGACTCATTCAAGCTGCCCACTTTGCAGATCATTTGTGTACTGCATTAAAGTGCAGCCTGAGTTTAGTTTCCCATTTCTGGAGCCTCTTCCCAGAGAAGAAATTCATAACCAGAGATCAACACACTACCAGAATCTCCAGTCCCAAACACTGCATAGTTCTTCACTATGA
- the LOC116005359 gene encoding uncharacterized protein LOC116005359: MDEMASFWSYQETMDELKQKLLYSTYELERFKAESSEEMRKSKEYVKQLVELLKVACKERDEARDQLQKLLGTAASVVVLPATKANSGVTESNSLSETYNTQGSSPVESFLDAVSSPELLNNSTVDSSAMVDQAAMAIEGLAKGKCLPQKGKLLQAVLEAGPLLQTLLVAGPLPRWRNPPQLKAFHIPPVSIRGCNNAAAAAAAASSRTLSQLCFEIPGPSPQMLSMPMLNFGSCLGSQRLMSAGSNMATSYTHLEKRQRLL, translated from the exons ATGGATGAAATGGCTTCTTTTTGGAGTTATCAAGAA ACAATGGATGAGCTGAAGCAGAAGCTTTTGTACAGTACGTATGAACTGGAAAGGTTTAAGGCGGAATCGAGCGAGGAGATGAGGAAGAGCAAAGAATATGTGAAGCAACTGGTTGAGCTTCTGAAGGTTGCTTGTAAGGAGAGAGATGAGGCAAGAGATCAGCTTCAGAAGCTGCTGGGAACAGCAGCAAGTGTTGTTGTGTTGCCTGCAACGAAGGCGAATTCGGGCGTCACTGAATCGAACAGCCTGTCCGAGACGTACAACACTCAGGGCTCGTCCCCCGTTGAATCCTTCCTCGATGCAGTTTCGTCTCCCGAGCTCTTGAACAATAGTACAGTTGATTCTAGTGCCATGGTGGATCAGGCTGCGATGGCGATTGAGGGTCTCGCGAAGGGGAAATGTTTGCCTCAGAAGGGGAAGCTTCTGCAGGCTGTGCTTGAGGCTGGGCCGCTTCTGCAGACCCTGCTCGTGGCAGGGCCGCTCCCCAGGTGGCGCAACCCGCCTCAGCTCAAGGCGTTCCACATCCCACCTGTTTCCATCAGGGGCTGCAAtaatgctgctgctgctgctgctgcagcTTCATCAAGAACACTGTCGCAGCTTTGCTTCGAGATTCCTGGCCCGTCTCCACAAATGTTGTCAATGCCTATGTTGAACTTCGGATCCTGTCTTGGCAGCCAGAGGTTGATGTCTGCTGGCTCAAACATGGCTACCAGTTATACCCATCTCGAAAAGCGACAAAGGTTGCTGTGA